Proteins from a genomic interval of Planctomycetia bacterium:
- a CDS encoding IS1380 family transposase has protein sequence MGDCQNEDLRVSFDSRLKLKFLGSQVTTDAGLLAYRELDAALGLTEMASELLTDSRQGSNKQHQLSPLLRQSVFSRLAGYEDVNDAERLSVDPAIRHVVGGRAALPEKHAASTSEVGRFETEILSTKSNLTALINLSGQWIDKVHERKPLQELILDLDSSVSETYGRQEGTAYNGHFECLCYHPLFLFNQFGDLERVLLRRGNHASAKYWRRVLLPVIERYRHLAIPKFFRGDAAFANPSLYRVLEKEGYRYAIRLKANAVLEREISHLLTRPVGRPSHKPKVFYHSFQYQAKSWPHSRRVVAKIEWHAGELFPRIGFIVTNLNKHSQNVVKFYNGRGTAEQWIKEGKNAVKWTKLSCRTFKDNQARLQLFALAYNLGNFLRRLALPKPVRHWSLTTLREKLIKIGAKVTRHSKYVTFQLAEVAVTRNLFAAILHRIARLAIPPPVLVCGMPA, from the coding sequence ATGGGTGACTGCCAAAACGAAGATTTGCGGGTCAGTTTTGACAGCCGCTTAAAGCTGAAATTTCTGGGCAGCCAGGTCACGACCGACGCCGGACTGTTGGCCTACCGTGAACTCGATGCAGCGCTCGGCCTCACGGAAATGGCGTCCGAGCTGCTCACCGATTCACGTCAGGGGAGCAACAAACAGCACCAGCTCTCACCGCTCTTACGGCAGTCCGTCTTTAGCCGGTTGGCAGGTTATGAAGATGTGAACGACGCGGAGCGATTATCTGTCGACCCTGCGATCCGTCACGTGGTCGGCGGGCGAGCGGCGCTGCCGGAGAAGCATGCCGCTTCGACCAGCGAGGTCGGTCGCTTCGAAACAGAAATCCTCAGCACCAAGAGCAACCTCACGGCGCTCATCAATCTTTCCGGCCAATGGATCGACAAGGTCCACGAGCGAAAGCCACTCCAGGAACTGATCCTCGACCTGGATAGTTCCGTCAGCGAAACCTATGGAAGGCAGGAGGGGACGGCCTACAACGGGCACTTCGAGTGCCTGTGCTACCATCCGCTGTTCCTGTTCAACCAGTTCGGCGACTTGGAACGCGTCCTGCTGCGGCGTGGCAATCACGCCAGCGCGAAGTACTGGCGGCGCGTGCTGTTACCGGTGATCGAGCGCTACCGTCACCTGGCGATCCCCAAGTTCTTTCGCGGTGATGCAGCGTTTGCGAATCCGTCCTTGTACCGCGTGCTGGAGAAAGAGGGTTATCGTTATGCCATTCGCCTCAAGGCCAACGCGGTCTTGGAGCGAGAAATCTCGCACCTGCTGACCCGTCCCGTGGGTCGGCCTTCCCACAAACCGAAGGTCTTCTACCACAGCTTCCAGTATCAAGCGAAGTCGTGGCCACATTCGCGCCGCGTGGTGGCCAAGATCGAGTGGCACGCCGGCGAGTTGTTCCCGCGCATCGGTTTCATCGTGACCAACCTGAATAAGCACTCGCAGAATGTCGTGAAGTTTTACAACGGCCGCGGTACGGCCGAGCAGTGGATCAAGGAGGGCAAGAACGCCGTCAAGTGGACGAAGCTTTCCTGCCGCACGTTCAAAGACAACCAGGCTCGTTTGCAGTTGTTCGCCTTGGCCTACAACCTGGGCAACTTCTTGCGTCGGTTGGCTTTGCCGAAACCAGTGCGACACTGGTCGCTGACGACGCTGCGGGAGAAGCTCATCAAGATCGGAGCGAAGGTCACGCGGCACTCCAAGTACGTGACCTTCCAACTGGCCGAGGTAGCGGTCACGCGAAACTTGTTTGCCGCAATTCTCCACCGCATCGCGAGGCTGGCGATTCCGCCGCCGGTTCTCGTGTGCGGAATGCCGGCCTAG